In Blastopirellula sp. J2-11, a single genomic region encodes these proteins:
- a CDS encoding SGNH/GDSL hydrolase family protein: protein MLLSIWTQAKSSNFISAINNLVLPVFVSGIISTACFAAENSTQLTLPDDWEVQVHCASTGEGSAFTAAVSVPPPAVLAVAAERHNGLPIYNPQASAYARGARLEALKSDKFTASDLLVAESVIVRSGPAESDSRFLRGQDYELESRWGRIGRLPNGRIKEGDVVYVSYRHALPRIDSIFLGANGAIEYRTGQPRAETPVPPECADGQRRLANIWIPGPIERLTTDHLFPIMETAYPESAAMVPRIAEQRIPHAIAKLRSGETLRILAWGDSVTDGAYLKDPERDRWQSQFVHRLKKRFPTANIELITEAWGGRTTGSYLAAPLGQPHNFQQTVLDVRPDLIISEFVNDAHLNEARVEERYGKLLSEFQKINAEWIILTPHYVRPDWMDLDRQRDIDDDPRPYVKGLRSFAAKHQLALADASLRYGRLWRQGIPYNTLMVNCINHPNASGLAIFADALMELMPRN, encoded by the coding sequence ATGCTGCTATCCATCTGGACTCAAGCAAAATCAAGCAATTTCATCTCCGCGATTAACAACCTCGTGTTGCCAGTTTTTGTCAGCGGCATCATTTCGACAGCTTGTTTCGCCGCCGAAAACTCAACGCAACTCACGTTGCCCGATGACTGGGAAGTGCAGGTTCATTGCGCAAGTACTGGAGAAGGGTCTGCTTTCACAGCTGCTGTGAGCGTGCCTCCTCCTGCTGTGCTTGCCGTGGCGGCGGAACGGCATAACGGATTGCCAATTTACAATCCGCAGGCCTCCGCCTATGCGCGCGGCGCGAGGTTGGAGGCCTTGAAATCCGATAAGTTTACAGCCTCCGATTTGCTTGTCGCCGAGAGCGTCATCGTTCGTTCTGGTCCTGCGGAATCAGACAGCAGATTTCTTCGAGGTCAAGATTATGAGCTCGAAAGTCGCTGGGGACGCATTGGCCGGTTGCCAAACGGAAGGATAAAAGAGGGAGACGTCGTCTACGTCAGTTATCGGCATGCGCTCCCTCGGATCGATTCCATCTTCCTGGGGGCCAACGGCGCTATTGAATATCGCACTGGCCAACCGCGGGCAGAAACGCCTGTGCCGCCAGAATGTGCGGACGGACAAAGACGGCTCGCGAATATCTGGATTCCAGGCCCCATCGAACGTCTCACGACAGATCATCTTTTTCCTATCATGGAAACCGCTTATCCAGAATCGGCGGCAATGGTTCCAAGGATTGCTGAGCAACGGATTCCTCATGCGATAGCTAAGCTGCGATCAGGTGAGACGTTGCGAATCCTGGCTTGGGGCGACAGCGTCACGGATGGCGCCTATTTAAAGGATCCAGAACGAGATCGATGGCAATCGCAGTTTGTTCATCGACTCAAGAAACGCTTCCCCACTGCGAACATCGAACTGATCACCGAGGCATGGGGCGGAAGAACCACCGGCTCTTATCTAGCGGCGCCTCTTGGCCAGCCGCACAATTTTCAGCAGACGGTGCTGGACGTGCGCCCGGATCTTATCATCAGCGAATTTGTGAATGACGCCCATCTGAATGAGGCTCGAGTCGAGGAACGCTATGGAAAGCTTCTAAGCGAATTCCAAAAAATTAACGCCGAATGGATCATCCTAACTCCGCATTACGTACGTCCCGATTGGATGGACTTGGATCGTCAACGTGATATTGACGATGACCCTCGCCCCTATGTCAAAGGCTTGAGGTCTTTTGCCGCAAAACATCAACTGGCGCTCGCCGACGCGTCGTTGCGATATGGACGACTTTGGAGACAAGGCATTCCCTACAACACCTTAATGGTAAACTGCATTAACCATCCCAACGCGAGTGGATTGGCGATTTTCGCGGATGCGCTAATGGAACTTATGCCTCGCAATTAA
- a CDS encoding DUF1501 domain-containing protein, translating into MTHQPHIEVPTSRREFLAKSGGGFGALALAALMGGAGQAAVSQDPRAPKAPHFPAKAKNVIFLFMEGGPSHIDLFDPKPLLNKLAGQKIPESFGKVVLAMGENDAPLLKCPRKWKQHGESGLWVSDWFPEIATCADDLCVIRSCISDGINHSSGVCQMNTGHVIGGRPSLGAWATYGLGAENQDMPAFVVLTDSNRQVVNGPRNWGNGFMPAVYQGVKFKSGSDPILHLNPPSHITAARQKAKLGFLNQIDRRHADERSDLSELEARIKSYELAFRMQSAAPSIVDLSAESEETKQLYGIDQKETNVFGSNCLMARRLVENGVRFVQLYSGAGSGWDAHNNIEGNHGKLCKEVDKPIAGLLKDLKRRGLWDETLVIWGGEFGRTPMSEKGSGRDHNPTGFTMWMAGGGITGGRTVGATDELGLRAIETPMHVHDLHATIIRALGMDHTKLIYRHKGRPERIDMNEGRAESKILGIS; encoded by the coding sequence ATGACCCACCAACCGCACATCGAAGTCCCCACCTCACGCCGAGAATTCCTAGCCAAGTCCGGCGGCGGTTTTGGCGCTTTGGCCTTAGCCGCTTTGATGGGCGGCGCTGGACAAGCCGCCGTCTCGCAAGACCCGCGAGCTCCCAAGGCGCCCCACTTCCCCGCCAAGGCGAAGAATGTAATCTTCCTCTTTATGGAAGGGGGACCGAGTCACATCGACCTGTTTGACCCCAAACCGTTGCTGAACAAACTAGCCGGGCAGAAGATCCCCGAGAGCTTTGGCAAAGTCGTTCTGGCGATGGGGGAAAACGACGCTCCGCTACTCAAGTGCCCCCGCAAATGGAAGCAGCATGGCGAAAGCGGCCTGTGGGTCTCGGATTGGTTCCCCGAGATCGCCACGTGCGCCGATGACTTGTGCGTGATCCGCTCTTGTATTTCGGACGGCATCAATCATTCGTCGGGGGTGTGCCAAATGAACACAGGGCACGTGATCGGCGGACGGCCGTCCCTCGGAGCGTGGGCCACTTACGGCTTGGGCGCCGAGAATCAAGACATGCCTGCCTTCGTAGTACTCACCGACTCCAACAGGCAAGTGGTCAACGGTCCCCGCAATTGGGGCAACGGCTTCATGCCGGCTGTTTATCAAGGGGTTAAATTCAAATCGGGCTCCGATCCTATTTTGCATCTAAACCCTCCCAGTCACATTACGGCCGCGCGACAAAAGGCGAAGCTCGGCTTCTTGAATCAAATAGATCGCCGTCACGCGGACGAGCGCAGCGACTTGTCGGAACTGGAAGCACGAATCAAGTCATACGAACTGGCCTTCCGCATGCAGTCAGCCGCTCCGAGCATCGTCGACCTGAGCGCTGAGTCGGAAGAGACGAAGCAGTTGTATGGAATCGATCAAAAAGAAACGAATGTCTTCGGCAGCAATTGCCTGATGGCTCGGCGGCTGGTCGAAAACGGCGTACGTTTCGTTCAGCTCTACAGTGGAGCCGGTAGTGGGTGGGACGCTCATAACAACATCGAAGGCAACCACGGCAAGCTCTGCAAAGAAGTCGATAAACCGATCGCCGGCTTGCTGAAAGACCTAAAACGCCGCGGACTATGGGATGAGACGTTGGTGATTTGGGGGGGAGAATTTGGTCGCACGCCGATGTCCGAGAAAGGGAGCGGCCGCGATCACAACCCCACCGGGTTCACCATGTGGATGGCTGGCGGCGGCATCACTGGGGGACGTACCGTGGGGGCGACGGATGAGCTTGGCCTGCGAGCAATTGAAACCCCAATGCATGTGCATGACCTGCACGCGACAATCATTAGAGCCTTGGGAATGGATCACACGAAGCTGATTTATCGACATAAGGGGCGCCCAGAGCGGATCGATATGAACGAAGGGCGTGCAGAATCGAAGATTCTAGGAATCAGCTAG
- a CDS encoding DUF1553 domain-containing protein has protein sequence MSITYKRLTPLLALLGALLGSNLLSAGEKESGDFFESKVRPILAANCFSCHGPREQKSKLRLDQRSHFFKGGEGGAIVVPGMPGDSELIAAIKYESYEMPPSKQLSSEQISILETWVSNGAYWPEHPEGAREDDVFTQEDRDWWAFQPVLRPPPPKVVSGALVQNPIDNFVQAKLAAEGLVMAPPTADRELIRRIYFDMLGVPPTPEEISEFVNNTSPDAYEQLVDAILADPRYGQRWATHWLDLVRYADSDGYRQDAFRPNAWRYRDYVIRSFNDDKSYRQFMQEQLAGDEIAPDDPDALIATYFLRGGVYEWNSRDAEGQQVLLADELTDTVGDVFLGMGIACAHCHNHKFDPILHDDYYRLQAFFKPLVWKDDYPLCGEQELKEYEAKLAQWEAKHQDLLDQIANIEARPREKVERKAVEMFPSEVQAIYWKPAEERNAYENQIYYLVYDQVKFEYGRLSGAIPKDDKQKWEELKKQVQAFLKSKPTAPPMASIATDARGEIPPTIKPDDHDKREIKPGFLTILHPEPAQIDPASLPAASTSGRRATLAKWLSRDDNPLVPRVIVNRIWQYHFGAGISSSASDFGRLGEPPSHPELLDWLTSQFIENGWRLKPLHREILLSAAYQQSSLIDVPEKAKLVDPKNRLLWRFPSHRLKAEQIRDAMLAASGELSDKPGGPPASSNSPVRSVYTKKMRNSPDALLDSFDAPSGFSSVALRNSTTTATQSLLMINGDWTLKRAEAMAKRLKQQYITDYAAMVRDSYQVCFGRPPRTEELEAAVAFIEDQVVTNRDLSNAKYEQLPSTVLLDEPQMQRWSTAFNISDKTPHQLLTLPDNRVLPARNFTIEAIVFNRTLFPGATVRTIAAQWNGALTTPGWNFGITSEQSAYRPRNLVLQLIGDDKEGKVKYEVVPSNLRIPADKPYYVAAAVDFDAGTATFYARDMSYDESELETVVVKHSIVGDCSSDSLRFSIGGRDAQGPHNWDGLIDDIRLTQKAILDESQLMINSPNDLTTDDTVAMWRFVRSDPHGPLSDTDGGKHELQLSNRSDRGDMNSILIALSDYCHVLLNSSEFQFID, from the coding sequence ATGTCGATCACATACAAACGGCTCACGCCGCTCCTGGCGCTTCTCGGGGCTTTGCTGGGCTCCAATCTCCTCTCTGCAGGAGAGAAAGAAAGTGGCGACTTCTTTGAATCGAAAGTGCGCCCAATATTGGCTGCGAATTGTTTTAGCTGCCACGGCCCGCGCGAGCAGAAATCAAAGCTTCGACTTGATCAGCGCAGTCACTTTTTCAAGGGAGGTGAAGGAGGGGCGATTGTTGTCCCCGGCATGCCGGGAGATAGCGAGTTGATCGCCGCGATTAAGTATGAGAGTTACGAGATGCCCCCTTCCAAGCAACTCTCTAGCGAGCAGATTTCAATTCTCGAGACCTGGGTCAGTAATGGCGCCTATTGGCCTGAGCATCCTGAGGGTGCGCGAGAAGATGACGTATTCACCCAGGAAGATCGCGACTGGTGGGCCTTCCAGCCCGTGTTGCGTCCACCACCGCCCAAAGTTGTTTCCGGTGCGTTGGTGCAAAATCCGATTGATAATTTTGTCCAAGCGAAGCTTGCGGCGGAAGGGCTTGTAATGGCTCCTCCAACTGCTGATCGCGAATTAATTCGGCGCATTTATTTTGACATGCTTGGCGTTCCGCCAACGCCCGAGGAAATATCGGAGTTCGTGAACAACACCAGCCCAGACGCCTACGAACAGCTAGTGGACGCTATCTTGGCTGATCCTCGCTATGGCCAACGCTGGGCCACGCACTGGCTCGACCTGGTTCGCTACGCCGATTCAGACGGCTACCGTCAAGATGCCTTTCGACCGAATGCGTGGCGCTATCGCGATTATGTTATTCGCAGCTTCAATGACGACAAGTCGTATCGGCAATTTATGCAGGAACAGTTGGCTGGCGACGAAATCGCACCCGATGATCCCGACGCGTTGATCGCCACCTATTTCCTGCGCGGCGGCGTGTACGAATGGAACAGCCGAGATGCTGAGGGCCAGCAAGTTCTGCTTGCGGACGAACTGACCGACACCGTCGGCGACGTCTTCCTGGGCATGGGGATCGCGTGTGCTCATTGCCACAACCACAAGTTCGATCCCATCCTGCACGACGACTACTACCGCCTGCAAGCTTTTTTCAAGCCGCTGGTCTGGAAAGACGACTACCCGCTGTGCGGTGAGCAAGAGTTGAAAGAGTACGAAGCGAAGCTCGCCCAGTGGGAAGCCAAGCATCAGGACTTGCTGGATCAGATCGCTAACATCGAAGCCAGGCCTCGTGAAAAGGTGGAACGCAAAGCGGTCGAAATGTTCCCCTCCGAAGTCCAGGCCATCTACTGGAAACCGGCCGAAGAGCGAAATGCGTATGAAAACCAGATTTACTACTTGGTCTACGATCAGGTCAAATTTGAGTATGGACGACTGAGCGGGGCGATCCCCAAAGATGACAAGCAGAAGTGGGAGGAGTTGAAGAAGCAAGTGCAAGCCTTCTTGAAGTCGAAGCCCACAGCTCCCCCAATGGCCAGCATCGCGACGGATGCACGCGGCGAGATTCCTCCCACAATCAAACCCGATGACCACGACAAACGCGAGATCAAGCCTGGATTCCTGACTATTCTGCACCCCGAACCGGCCCAGATCGATCCTGCGAGCCTACCTGCCGCAAGCACGAGCGGACGCCGAGCAACGCTGGCCAAGTGGCTATCACGCGACGACAACCCTTTGGTTCCCCGCGTCATCGTCAACCGCATTTGGCAGTATCACTTTGGCGCGGGCATCTCTTCCAGCGCCAGCGACTTCGGCCGGTTGGGCGAACCTCCGAGCCATCCCGAACTGTTGGATTGGCTGACCAGCCAGTTCATCGAAAATGGATGGCGACTGAAACCGCTGCACCGCGAGATTCTCCTTTCGGCCGCCTATCAGCAGTCGTCGTTGATTGACGTACCGGAAAAGGCCAAGCTGGTTGATCCTAAGAATCGATTACTGTGGCGATTTCCGTCCCATCGATTGAAAGCGGAGCAGATTCGCGACGCGATGCTGGCTGCCAGCGGCGAGCTTTCCGACAAGCCGGGCGGCCCTCCCGCTTCCAGCAACAGTCCCGTTCGCAGCGTCTATACCAAGAAGATGCGAAATTCACCGGATGCCTTGCTGGATAGCTTTGATGCCCCCAGCGGGTTCTCAAGCGTCGCATTGCGTAACTCGACCACGACGGCCACGCAGTCCCTGTTGATGATCAACGGCGACTGGACGCTCAAACGGGCCGAGGCCATGGCCAAGCGCCTTAAGCAACAATATATAACCGACTACGCGGCGATGGTTCGCGACAGTTACCAAGTCTGTTTCGGTCGTCCTCCGCGTACGGAAGAACTGGAAGCTGCAGTCGCTTTCATCGAAGATCAAGTTGTCACTAACCGCGATCTCTCGAACGCAAAATATGAGCAGCTCCCTTCAACAGTCCTACTGGACGAACCACAGATGCAGCGTTGGAGTACGGCGTTCAACATCAGTGACAAAACGCCGCATCAGCTCCTGACGTTACCGGACAACCGGGTTCTCCCTGCTCGCAACTTCACCATCGAAGCGATCGTTTTCAATCGAACTCTTTTTCCCGGCGCAACGGTTCGCACAATCGCCGCGCAGTGGAATGGGGCGTTGACGACGCCTGGCTGGAACTTTGGCATTACTAGCGAGCAGTCAGCCTATCGTCCGCGGAATTTGGTTCTGCAACTAATTGGCGACGACAAGGAGGGCAAGGTGAAGTACGAAGTTGTTCCGTCCAATCTGCGAATACCCGCCGATAAGCCGTACTATGTCGCGGCCGCCGTCGACTTCGATGCCGGCACGGCCACGTTTTATGCCCGCGACATGTCCTACGACGAGTCGGAACTCGAAACGGTCGTCGTAAAACACTCAATCGTCGGTGACTGTAGCAGCGATTCTCTGCGGTTTAGCATTGGCGGACGCGATGCCCAAGGTCCGCACAATTGGGACGGCCTGATTGACGACATCCGTTTGACGCAGAAAGCGATCCTGGACGAATCGCAGCTCATGATCAATTCCCCCAATGACCTGACAACCGACGACACCGTGGCGATGTGGCGATTCGTTCGTTCCGATCCGCACGGCCCCCTTTCTGATACGGATGGAGGCAAGCACGAATTGCAGCTCTCGAACCGTTCGGACAGAGGCGACATGAACTCCATATTGATCGCCCTTAGCGACTATTGCCATGTCTTGTTGAACTCCAGCGAATTTCAATTCATCGATTAA
- a CDS encoding DUF1559 domain-containing protein, translating into MNRFMNDKSRGFTLVELLVVIAIIGVLIALLLPAVQQAREAARRMQCTNQMKQAVLALHNYVDTHNKIPSAAYGTASFVGISIWTQLAPFMEQGAFYDQYHFDQSCVSADNYALNQSAPMPHLRCPSGTQDHYSGTDTSRVEHYTTHYYGILGPVGANGTTGENYNLHSSLTLGEFATQGTFTLCTNDLRKPITFAGMTDGLSNTAVFGEICWNDYGGYREYTMGTVNGGGSTGYVGYSYKSIKWPINIGLRSTGAVYTGFNNVGAFGSHHPGGANFALGDGSVRFLPETIDMASYLAFASRDGGEINTAL; encoded by the coding sequence ATGAATCGTTTCATGAACGACAAATCGCGAGGTTTTACGCTCGTCGAATTATTAGTGGTCATCGCAATTATTGGCGTGTTGATCGCCCTGCTGTTACCGGCAGTTCAGCAGGCGAGAGAAGCCGCGCGTCGAATGCAATGCACTAATCAGATGAAACAGGCGGTCCTTGCGCTGCACAATTATGTCGATACGCATAACAAGATTCCGTCGGCCGCCTATGGCACGGCAAGCTTTGTCGGAATTAGCATCTGGACCCAGTTGGCTCCGTTCATGGAACAGGGGGCGTTCTATGACCAGTACCATTTTGATCAATCATGCGTCTCGGCTGACAACTACGCCCTCAATCAAAGCGCTCCCATGCCACACCTTCGCTGCCCAAGCGGAACGCAGGATCATTACAGCGGGACCGACACCAGTCGCGTCGAGCACTATACTACGCACTACTATGGCATCTTGGGGCCCGTTGGTGCGAACGGAACGACAGGCGAGAATTACAACCTCCACTCTTCGCTAACCCTGGGTGAGTTTGCAACGCAAGGCACGTTTACTCTTTGTACGAACGACCTTCGGAAACCGATCACGTTTGCAGGCATGACGGACGGATTGTCTAACACGGCCGTATTTGGCGAGATCTGCTGGAATGACTATGGCGGATACCGCGAATATACGATGGGAACAGTGAACGGCGGCGGTTCCACAGGCTATGTGGGGTATTCGTACAAGAGCATTAAGTGGCCGATCAATATTGGCTTGCGAAGCACCGGCGCCGTGTATACCGGATTTAATAACGTGGGGGCGTTCGGCAGTCATCATCCAGGCGGCGCCAATTTTGCGCTCGGCGATGGAAGCGTTCGGTTTCTCCCGGAGACGATCGATATGGCTAGCTACTTGGCGTTTGCAAGTCGAGATGGTGGAGAAATAAATACCGCGCTGTAG
- a CDS encoding sigma-70 family RNA polymerase sigma factor produces the protein MNQRSTSQRFTEQITVHRRQLYAFIYSIVSSHADAEDIYQRSCMVIWEKFDEYDSERGFLPWAMGVAFYEAKNFMRRSSRDRHYFSEKLVEQLCDQMASSQDEQDVFLASLERCLKKLPEDDLQLIHKVYWERSDFSCLAKELGILINSLYDRLWRLRTRLRKCISLRLLDGVRHGKRS, from the coding sequence ATGAATCAGCGGTCAACAAGTCAAAGGTTTACTGAGCAAATCACGGTACACCGGCGGCAATTGTATGCATTCATTTACTCCATCGTGTCAAGCCATGCCGATGCTGAAGATATTTACCAACGCAGTTGCATGGTGATCTGGGAAAAATTTGACGAGTATGATTCCGAACGAGGGTTTCTTCCTTGGGCGATGGGCGTTGCGTTTTACGAGGCCAAAAACTTTATGCGTCGCTCTTCGCGAGACCGGCATTATTTCTCGGAAAAGCTCGTGGAACAACTCTGTGACCAAATGGCTTCTTCTCAAGATGAACAAGATGTATTTTTGGCATCTCTCGAGCGCTGCTTGAAAAAGTTGCCCGAGGACGATTTGCAACTCATTCACAAGGTCTACTGGGAGAGGTCTGACTTCTCGTGCCTTGCAAAAGAATTGGGAATCCTGATCAACTCGCTCTACGATCGTTTGTGGCGATTGCGAACCAGATTGAGGAAGTGCATATCGCTTCGCTTACTAGATGGAGTGCGTCATGGCAAACGAAGCTGA
- a CDS encoding FecR family protein encodes MANEAEENQEFAKLLSRLVNSPLDKEETEALEELLLDRPERQRIYLEYVWLDSYLLDFGQQVSRGSLDRPVPANSLRRGMFAWGGYLVAGLLFVGGFIAYQYLGEPKMPSDVPLTASASNPPPTQTPVASRENAESFSSAKFDSDYRAVFRQAPSSTTRGGRLVFQKDYVLQAGMTKIEFESGAEVVLSSPAVFHVEGNNKLSISLGSCSVFAPEGAQGFQVVTPTGNILDLGTKFSVAVEENGAASVAVVSGEAEVSIPNRQAKKILQEGEFARLDTSLQISDEVDESQRRDNYDLTIPDHIVSYKSVLDETGRSAELAALTVQRDGVHRTYQAEDLILPAVTHYLSPIINNSIVPASAGPEEYVRLGPMDLSFTRGFINPGGSESLHQGAFEFGPDGTPGMNIVFSQPVVNSPGPDIILFDVQLITHSLLGDIFRLYPISDSDEAIPVIIKEYDIDGQSNAAQTISTSRLVPLSSERFEDGTPMPMSEHSQIEFTIPCRIFTVGIDLDDMGIPPGGTIKGFFLQDVLDDENFIDPVVIVGLPPC; translated from the coding sequence ATGGCAAACGAAGCTGAAGAGAATCAAGAGTTCGCCAAGCTTTTGAGTCGTCTGGTGAATTCTCCACTTGATAAAGAAGAGACGGAGGCGCTTGAGGAATTGCTGCTTGATCGACCAGAGCGACAACGAATCTATCTCGAGTACGTATGGCTAGATTCATACCTTCTGGATTTTGGCCAGCAAGTTTCCAGAGGGTCGCTTGATCGTCCTGTGCCGGCAAATTCATTAAGACGCGGCATGTTCGCTTGGGGCGGGTATTTGGTGGCTGGATTGTTGTTTGTTGGCGGCTTTATCGCTTACCAATATCTGGGCGAACCGAAGATGCCTTCTGATGTTCCCCTTACAGCTTCTGCAAGTAACCCGCCGCCAACACAGACTCCAGTGGCTTCTCGCGAAAATGCCGAATCATTCTCGAGCGCGAAATTTGATAGCGACTATCGTGCGGTCTTTCGTCAGGCGCCTTCTTCGACGACGCGAGGAGGCCGACTCGTATTCCAGAAAGACTACGTCCTGCAAGCTGGCATGACGAAAATTGAATTTGAATCGGGCGCTGAAGTCGTTTTAAGTTCCCCGGCAGTCTTTCATGTCGAGGGTAATAACAAGCTTTCAATCAGCTTGGGAAGTTGCTCCGTCTTCGCGCCTGAGGGCGCCCAAGGATTTCAAGTGGTTACTCCGACAGGTAATATCCTTGACCTGGGCACGAAATTTTCTGTCGCTGTTGAAGAGAATGGCGCAGCGAGCGTCGCCGTCGTCAGCGGAGAAGCGGAGGTGAGTATTCCGAACCGGCAAGCGAAGAAGATCCTTCAGGAGGGAGAATTCGCCCGACTCGACACGAGCTTGCAGATTTCCGATGAAGTCGATGAATCTCAGCGTCGAGACAATTATGATTTGACCATTCCTGATCACATTGTGTCGTATAAATCGGTGCTTGATGAAACAGGAAGATCGGCGGAGCTTGCGGCTCTTACCGTGCAAAGAGATGGAGTTCATCGCACCTACCAGGCGGAAGATCTAATTCTGCCAGCGGTCACGCACTATCTCTCTCCTATAATTAACAACTCCATTGTTCCTGCTTCTGCTGGTCCCGAGGAATACGTTCGCCTAGGGCCGATGGATTTGTCTTTCACAAGAGGTTTCATCAATCCAGGAGGCAGCGAGTCGCTTCACCAAGGGGCTTTTGAGTTTGGACCTGACGGCACGCCAGGGATGAATATCGTTTTTTCTCAACCAGTCGTTAACTCGCCGGGGCCGGACATCATTCTATTTGATGTGCAACTGATTACCCATTCGCTATTGGGGGACATATTTCGACTGTATCCCATTTCTGATTCGGATGAAGCTATCCCAGTAATCATCAAAGAATATGATATTGACGGGCAATCGAACGCCGCTCAGACAATCTCGACAAGTCGTCTTGTGCCATTGAGTTCAGAACGCTTTGAAGACGGTACGCCAATGCCGATGTCGGAGCATTCGCAAATTGAATTTACGATTCCATGTCGCATTTTTACGGTTGGGATTGATCTCGACGACATGGGCATTCCACCAGGCGGCACGATCAAGGGATTTTTTCTCCAAGATGTCTTGGATGATGAAAATTTCATCGATCCTGTTGTCATCGTTGGACTTCCACCTTGTTAA
- a CDS encoding arylsulfatase yields the protein MPMLRKLLSVVLAVYCLPLVSQAAELASSKPNVILIMTDDQGYGPVGRHGHPWIQTPNMDQLYDTSVRFSRMLVAPTCAPTRSALMTGRHPMRNGVTHTILERERMTLDAVTLPQALKQVGYTSGIFGKWHLGDENEYQPNHRGFDETFIHGAGGIGQAYDCSCADAPGNKYFDPAIRHNGKFVKTEGFCTDLFFTAALGWIQEKKEADAPFFAYIVTNAPHGPFLAPEKDKQRFKELGFSESEAGFYGMIENIDDNVGRLMAKLEEWKLLDNTVVIFMSDNGMTGGGSGRMGKPIGKTANGETLYPYNAKMKGLKGSSDEGGVRVPFFVRWDGHVTPNRDVDTIAAHIDVFPTIAALAGAQLPAGQVEGRSLLPLVENENADWKDRYLFTHQGRWKTGEEPNDYQWKNFAVRNQKYRLVGENALFDMEADPSQKTNVIDQHPDVAQAMKTAYDAWWKKTRPMMVNETAKMSPTKPFFEAFYAQEKEEGIPAWVPPKL from the coding sequence ATGCCCATGCTTCGCAAGCTGCTTTCCGTCGTCCTGGCGGTCTATTGTCTACCGTTGGTCAGCCAAGCTGCCGAACTGGCCAGTTCTAAGCCCAACGTCATCTTGATCATGACTGACGATCAAGGGTATGGCCCGGTGGGCCGTCATGGCCACCCCTGGATTCAAACGCCTAACATGGATCAGCTGTACGACACCAGCGTCCGCTTCTCGCGGATGTTGGTCGCTCCGACCTGTGCTCCCACGCGATCGGCCCTGATGACCGGTCGCCATCCGATGCGCAACGGCGTGACCCATACGATCTTGGAACGGGAGCGAATGACGCTCGACGCGGTGACGTTGCCCCAGGCCTTGAAGCAGGTCGGTTATACCAGCGGTATTTTCGGGAAATGGCATCTGGGAGACGAAAACGAATACCAGCCGAATCATCGCGGGTTTGACGAGACTTTCATTCATGGCGCCGGCGGCATCGGTCAGGCTTATGATTGCAGTTGTGCTGACGCGCCGGGCAATAAATACTTTGACCCGGCGATCCGTCATAACGGCAAGTTTGTCAAAACCGAAGGCTTTTGCACCGATCTCTTCTTCACCGCAGCGCTCGGTTGGATCCAGGAAAAGAAAGAGGCCGATGCTCCTTTCTTCGCCTATATTGTGACCAACGCGCCGCACGGACCATTTCTCGCTCCCGAAAAAGATAAGCAGCGGTTCAAAGAGTTGGGCTTTAGCGAATCCGAGGCCGGCTTCTACGGCATGATCGAAAACATCGACGACAATGTCGGCCGGTTGATGGCCAAGCTGGAAGAGTGGAAGTTGCTCGACAACACGGTCGTCATCTTCATGTCTGACAACGGCATGACCGGCGGCGGCTCAGGCCGCATGGGCAAACCGATCGGCAAGACGGCCAATGGCGAGACGCTCTATCCCTATAACGCGAAGATGAAAGGTTTGAAGGGTTCGAGCGATGAAGGGGGAGTTCGCGTTCCGTTCTTCGTTCGCTGGGATGGTCACGTCACACCCAATCGCGACGTCGATACGATCGCCGCTCATATCGACGTCTTCCCGACGATCGCCGCTTTGGCCGGCGCCCAGCTTCCCGCAGGTCAGGTCGAAGGCCGCAGTTTGTTGCCGTTGGTCGAAAACGAAAACGCCGATTGGAAAGATCGCTACCTCTTCACGCATCAAGGACGCTGGAAAACCGGCGAGGAACCGAACGACTACCAGTGGAAAAACTTCGCCGTCCGCAATCAAAAGTATCGCCTGGTCGGTGAAAACGCGCTGTTCGACATGGAAGCGGACCCCAGCCAAAAGACCAACGTCATTGATCAACATCCCGACGTCGCCCAAGCGATGAAAACGGCCTACGACGCGTGGTGGAAAAAGACTCGCCCCATGATGGTCAACGAAACGGCGAAGATGTCGCCCACCAAGCCGTTCTTCGAAGCGTTCTACGCCCAGGAGAAAGAGGAGGGGATCCCCGCTTGGGTTCCGCCGAAGTTGTAA